The Macrobrachium nipponense isolate FS-2020 chromosome 16, ASM1510439v2, whole genome shotgun sequence DNA window tgactgactattcaacttgcaattattaacaattttataaTCTGCAACGATGCAGACGAGATTACTCCTTgcaactacttaaactttttaaaatgactttttgaataaagaatagttattaatctttttgaaaaacttatgatagagaaatgatttttacatatatatatatagatataactcctgaataaagaatgcagttattaatccttttttgaaaaaactatttgaatagagaaatggttttcccaatccttgttgcgacttcttaaactttttaaaatgacttttgaataaagaatagttattaatctttttgaaaaaacttatgatagagaaatgatttttacatatatatatatataatatagatataactcctgaataaagaatgcagttattaatcctttttgacaaaactatttgaatagagaaatggttttcccaatccttgttgcgactacttaaactttttaaaatgacttttgaataaagaatacgccagttattaattctcttgaaaagacttatgatagagaaataatttttacacacacacatatatatatatttatatagatatataactcctgaatgaagaatacaattattaatcctttttgaaaagactatttaaatagataaattattttCTCAAACCTTGCGatgactacttaaactttttgaaaagacttttgaataaagaatacgccagttattaattcttttgaaaagacttatgatagagaaatgattagcgactacttaaactttttaaaatgacttttgaataaagaatgcaaCCCTCCTTAGCTAGGAGCTAGCACTGGTATTTccaaaaaattttatacaaacaaaacataaaactctATTAATATCCATTACTCTGATTAAGAATAAATCCAAAGGGGGAATATATTTGGTTGtctcttttaatttatatatatgtagtatatagctcCCTGATACTCTCTACACAGACTTGCTTGCTTTGCACTAAAGAAACACGCGATCTGTCATAATAATGATGCAGCAGCAGTGCAGTAGtcctattttgctagtatatCTAAAGTGTGTATAGGCTTGACATTGAAAAGGAATGATGCTTGTTAAATTAACATCTTAATGATGATATCTCTAATtctcataacaacaacaatacttCTCTGCTTCAATACTACTTCTGCGCTATTTTGCAAGATtgattatatatgttacagtaagaacgcACACATACTTATCCATACTTTTCGGGGTAAAATTAGGCAAAGATCGATCGATACTGGCTACCCTCACTAGGCTTCTATAGGAATCGTTAAGGATCGATAGTCTAGGTAGGTTAGTTAGTTAGTGTATACAGGCCGAGCAAGTCgtaataagttttccatgaagaattttatatttatcaaaaataaaaatgacttttgaatgaagaatgcatttattaatcattttaaaaagacttgtgatagagaaatgatttttacatatatatatatatagatataactcctgaataaagaatgcagttattaatcctttttgaaaaaactatttgaatagagaACTGGTTTCCCCAATCCTTGttgcgactacttaaactttttaaaatgacttttgaataaagaatacgccagttattaattcttttgaaaagacttatgatagagaaatgattagcGACTACTTGTAGTATATAGCTCCCAGATAATTCATTCAGCGTTGTTGAATATAAAATGCGCATTAGCGCAGCCAACCAAACTTAGTTCATCATCAGCATGGACTATTACAAGATCCTAGGTATCTCCCAAGATGCTTCAATGGAAGATATTAAAAGAGCTTACCGAAAAATGGCACTTAGATACCAtccagataaaaataaatcatcgGATGCAGAGGAAAGGTTTAAAGCCATCTCGCAAGCTTATGAAATATTGAGCGATGTGAAAAAGCGGGAGTGTTACGATCAACATGTGAAAGGTAAAATGAAGGATGAGGAGGTACCTAAGGAGGGTAATAATAAAACTCGCTTCACATATACCTCTACTAGCGATCCCAAAACTCGCTTTACATATACCTCTACTACTAGCAATCCCAAAACTCGCTTTACATATACCTCTACTACTAGCGATCCCAAAACTCGCTTTACATATACAtctaccactactactaatagCGGTCCAATGGACGACATTTTCCATCAGTTCTTCGGCACCCACGGTAATTTTAATCACTTCTTTAATAACtctgacgacgacgatgatgatgatgatgatgatgatattcatATGATGTGGAGAGGCATTGGTAGGCATCGAATGGGAGGTTTCAACTGTAATCACAAACACTATCACAGGGGGGgaaggcatcatcatcatcatcatcatcatcatcatcatcatcatcaggatcCTCCAATCTACCGGGACCTGTACGTGACTCTCGAAGAAATAGCTCAAGGAGTgatcaaaaagatgaaaatcaCGCGGAGTGTGTTTAGCGATGATGAAAATATACcaccaagagagaagagaaaatattgaGCATTAACATTATGCCCGGTACAAAGGATGGTTTTGAGATCAAATTCGAAAGAATGGGAGACGAGTCGCCTGGCAAGGTCCCGGCTGATATCATTTTCGTTATTAGGGAAAAGCCTCACCCGGCATTTAAGAGAGACGGTACTAATTTGATCTATTCGGTCAAAATCCCCATCAGAGACGCCTGGTGTGGTACCAGCGTGTCTGTCCCTACTCTGGAAGGCCAAAGGGTTACACTCGAtgtcaaaaatataattatcacacCTCAGACGAAGAAGATACTCTCAGGATATGGTCTACCTTTTCTTGACAACCCTTCCAGAAAGGGTAATATCATTGTTCATTTtgacatccaaattccagattTATTGATAGAAAACGTCAGAAATAATCTTTTCAAATTATTGCCGATAGTCGTTaatgcatcattattattatttaaaataataataataataatgaaatttatcaCGTTCCCAAACACCAGAGAGTCTTAAAGGATCGAAAAACTAATAATTCCCTCTTTCTACTTGCTCGTGAGAAAattcttgttccttttttttttaaatcaattttaacaCGTCCTGAGACTTTtagacattagtttttttttataaaaataataatgagacagaagagtttgatatttttgccttatcataataaatatatatataaaaagatatacatgtatttatttttataccaagaaatgctgattactgaagagagagagagagagagattgctccaATAACAACGATAgagacattttcatatttttatatgatagtagGAACAAAATGTTAGTtgggaatataaaattcaatttataaaTCAAAGACCAACTGgtgataaaaaatgacaaaatagtcCAAAAAAAGTTTAAGTCCAAAATCCCCCCTTTCGTCATCCGTCATTGCTCCAATAACAATGATAGAGacgttatcatatttttaaatgataGTATGGACAAAATGCTAGTTGGGAATATAACATTCAATTTATAAATCAAATTCGAACTggtgataaaaaaatgacaaaatgggTCAAAAGAGGTTTTTTCGAAAATTTTTACAAGTTTATGAAAAAGAGTTAACTTGGCCTTTTTAATATTTAGAAAAGGATTATTATTCATATCAAAGTCAAACTAGTTGaattcaaatcaaaataaaactttattaaaaattctttttttaatccaAAATCTACCTTTTCGTCGTCCGTCATTGTTTCCAATTATAATGATAgagacattttcatatttttaaatgataGTATGGATAAAATGCTAGATGGGAATATAACATTCAATTTATAAATCAAATTCGAACTGGTGATAAAAAAATGANNNNNNNNNNNNNNNNNNNNNNNNNNNNNNNNNNNNNNNNNNNNNNNNNNNNNNNNNNNNNNNNNNNNNNNNNNNNNNNNNNNNNNNNNNNNNNNNNNNNNNNNNNNNNNNNNNNNNNNNNNNNNNNNNNNNNNNNNNNNNNNNNNNNNNNNNNNNNNNNNNNNNNNNNNNNNNNNNNNNNNNNNNNNNNNNNNNNNNNNNNNNNNNNNNNNNNNNNNNNNNNNNNNNNNNNNNNNNNNNNNNNNNNNNNNNNNNNNNNNNNNNNNNNNNNNNNNNNNNNNNNNNNNNNNNNNNNNNNNNNNNNNNNNNNNNNNNNNNNNNNNNNNNNNNNNNNNNNNNNNNNNNNNNNNNNNNNNNNNNNNNNNNNNNNNNNNNNNNNNNNNNNNNNNNNNNNNNNNNNNNNNNNNNNNNNNNNNNNNNNNNNNNNNNNNNNNNNNNNNNNNNNNNNNNNNNNNNNNNNNNNNNNNNNNNNNNNNNNNNNNNNNNNNNNNNNNNNNNNNAACCTGTGgcgtcattatctctctctctctctctctcttgcgcaaTTTTggatttcacattaacgtaaagatttaatacttagatattggtcactcgtaaattttagatttcgtatttcttagagttatttagtattacctagtgcttattgtggaatctgaacaaacattgtacaatttttttaacagcgccttttctttgttgaaatattgtgaattgtttatgaattttaaattttggagctagctgcagcagaaacataattggtaccaaggtaatgtgttattacaattttaaagttgcaactttaaaggtttggtgaaaactattacattttttacacattgcaaatttttatgttcggtgtttatttattttgaattgattttttgtgcatttatccatttttcttgttggggtaaatttttgtccattttttttcttgaagtgtggttttttttatattctggggTGATTAATGCTTCTTTTGGCAATTTGGTATTTTCCCacgtttttctgtattttcatttacattcacaatttggtTAACTTAATTGTTTATATTAGTTAATTGtttcatatttaattgaatttaacactcgtgaattaatttgcatttaaatagAATTTTTTCAGATTTAGTGTTCTTTAgcgcttgtgaattaatttccaaattttagttaccGAGAACGCTTTtgttttgaatttcgattgaatgaattaattttcttgatttttgtgatgaattaacttttattttcattttactaaataattaattccagaattaattaaactttgtgttattTTCAAGTAACACTAAATTTccttgagattgtgaatttcactagtaaattttgagtttgataaggAATTTTTGgtggtaattaaaatttttatatatatttaattttgtcgGATGTCCTTTCaataaaacaactataaacaacctgtTACGCCGataatatggttctgatttccccatcagtgcaaggtctccaacgactcatcgacacttgcctccaatatgcagaggaatttgatataatttacaacaaaaccaagacccagtaCATGTCgctattgcagaaccacaaattttcctcggaaaccattggACTTAATTTCTgtatggcaagatgtcatctacagattatctcattattattatatttattgctgatattttactttttcatttttactcgtGAACACtattaagtttagtttttttacgttcaattttcgtatttagccctctggacctgactactgtaaccacctaaggtctctagttgaaatttaagttatataatatgtgtactaactgttataactctcaatgcattttttttctcactaatattattactgttattaccagtactagcaaacttacccttctacgatgggtgataaaatacgggtgcagaagtgaaaaatttatatgtactatttgttcagcaatattaaaataagggcgattacacgaatagtctctctctctctctctctctttctctctctctctctctctctctctcaaagtaagtgaagggacgatcaatgaacgtaaagaagttcgtattcattattgtttaccctcttttaatgcttctctctctctctctctctctctctctctctctctctctctctctctcatgtaagtcaagtaacgaagacggtgatgggattatcggattacttagctctcaaatcacaaattatctcctatctctttctccctctcatttatttttcgatagcaagataaaattataaaattgtagtgcattaatgtcgttaaatggctctctcttctctctctctctctctctctctctctcgtcggtgacttttatttaacggaacagggatcttgattggttcgtttctttgtcaattactttgcacggtgatatgaataataaagtatctttctttttattatgttactgcaaagacgcaacttgtatgtcagtgcgttatggctactgataaatactcttatgatcctgtgtcttccaaaaaactGTAGAAaataggaacttgtcagtttcctttttattatgtccattgccaagatcgaaattccgaagcaacattaccgggcagtacttcttcaacattattttgtgcactggtagtcccgatggatttaagtttattcaaaaaatcttgcagatattgatgataattttcatcttctattgtgtccgagctgaaatattcccgactttctctggggaagttgtacagaaattaagTATGAAAAAATCGTAAAGTACTAAGTCTacggaataaccagcctcgtttcacggccagaaacatctccgtttcagggaatcccttctcaccctcaccctcCCCTACAAAGGAGGTGTGGGGTAAGTtaaatgaaaccccattacaaaccatcttagggtccCCACCATGACcctgccaagtttttttttttttttttcatgcccatctgaccagccgtttggccgtgattgaatgacagacagacagacattacgccaattatagtatgattatgattactatattttatgctacctcagctattttgtggataagtgccgattattcatttttttatcatgttgtctcatgtatctagattgtgtatgttacagtctgtattttgtatattccatgtatatggccctgagctgaaataaaggatattattattattattattattattattattattattattattattattattatttagtagaaacagagagtggtaattgagctgttttccttcaatttaattgaagtgagttagaaccaggaaagtacttacacttctgaaatcatgaaaatacttagacttttaaagttgatgatggagtgatgccctttaatgaaTTTAATTACATAGTAGATTACCTCactcctgttttaatgaacttagtcctgattttctgcaatactggtaagttgttcaagggatcactgttacctctggagtattcagtcgtattttacctgtgatgaaggttcatgTGTCTGGCTGTGGTGCGGTAATTTTTTAGTAATTGGTAAgtgaagtaaccagatacttgacgctttgtcacaatatatatatatatatatatatatatatatatatatatatatgtatatatatatatatatatatatatatatatatatatatatatatatatata harbors:
- the LOC135195400 gene encoding dnaJ protein homolog 1-like; protein product: MDYYKILGISQDASMEDIKRAYRKMALRYHPDKNKSSDAEERFKAISQAYEILSDVKKRECYDQHVKGKMKDEEVPKEGNNKTRFTYTSTSDPKTRFTYTSTTSNPKTRFTYTSTTSDPKTRFTYTSTTTTNSGPMDDIFHQFFGTHGNFNHFFNNSDDDDDDDDDDDIHMMWRGIGRHRMGGFNCNHKHYHRGGRHHHHHHHHHHHHHQDPPIYRDLYVTLEEIAQGVIKKMKITRSVFSDDENIPPREKRKY